A genomic region of Persephonella marina EX-H1 contains the following coding sequences:
- a CDS encoding polysaccharide deacetylase family protein gives MFRDLRALSFQTIFRNTITAGLILILSILIYSGSVRADYATILIYHKFDEEKSPSTSIPIEDFDNQMRYLKENNYNVISLEKLVWHINNRVPFPEKTVVITIDDGYRSTMKAFDVLKKYNFPFTVFLYMEGVGRYPDFLTKQQLEELKKYPKITFGNHSYAHKRFGRLIKKMDRDKFRDLIIKDTKKAEKRFKELLGYRPVYYAFPYGEYNRDYIEILKSLGYKALFTQDPANVSHNISPFLIHRQPIVGNWGSLDHFIKVLKTEALDVEYHYPDVGFLPQNPLPYIKFKLKDPEKYHRCEIYVSELGWKWAEREGEYLVWKNPPEFKRDKNRIGIKCRDKKTGKVGTYFYLTFN, from the coding sequence ATGTTCAGAGACTTAAGAGCATTATCGTTTCAAACGATCTTCAGAAATACGATAACTGCAGGATTAATCCTGATTTTATCTATACTGATATACTCAGGTAGTGTTAGGGCTGATTACGCAACTATTCTTATATACCATAAGTTTGATGAGGAAAAATCTCCATCAACATCCATTCCTATAGAGGATTTTGATAATCAGATGAGATATCTGAAGGAGAATAACTACAATGTTATATCCCTTGAAAAACTTGTCTGGCATATAAATAACCGAGTGCCTTTCCCTGAAAAAACCGTTGTTATAACGATTGATGACGGATACAGATCAACAATGAAAGCCTTTGATGTCTTAAAAAAATACAACTTTCCCTTTACAGTCTTTCTCTATATGGAAGGTGTAGGTAGATACCCTGATTTTCTTACTAAGCAGCAGCTTGAAGAACTTAAAAAGTATCCAAAGATAACATTTGGTAACCACTCATACGCACATAAAAGGTTTGGAAGGCTTATAAAAAAGATGGATAGAGACAAGTTCAGAGATCTGATCATTAAAGACACAAAAAAGGCTGAGAAGAGGTTTAAAGAACTGTTAGGTTACAGACCTGTTTATTACGCATTTCCTTATGGTGAGTACAACAGAGATTATATAGAGATACTTAAAAGTCTTGGTTACAAAGCCCTATTTACACAGGATCCTGCAAATGTTTCACACAACATATCACCTTTTCTTATACACAGACAGCCTATAGTTGGAAACTGGGGGAGTCTTGATCATTTTATCAAGGTTTTAAAAACTGAGGCCCTTGATGTTGAATACCATTATCCAGATGTAGGTTTTCTACCACAGAACCCTCTGCCCTATATAAAATTCAAACTGAAAGATCCTGAGAAATACCACAGATGTGAGATATATGTATCAGAACTTGGATGGAAATGGGCTGAAAGAGAAGGTGAATATCTTGTATGGAAAAATCCTCCTGAGTTTAAAAGGGATAAAAACAGGATAGGTATAAAATGCAGGGATAAAAAAACCGGAAAGGTAGGAACTTACTTTTATCTTACATTTAACTGA
- the sfsA gene encoding DNA/RNA nuclease SfsA: protein MSDSFMELFDLNRLGKLEKGLFVERVNRFTGLCRIGSNIYTCHIADTGRLKEILTEGREIILVKNRPELKTDYRLVSARMEDGWVLVNTSIHSRIGLEAIKKGILGFYPERIKSEVKFGESRIDYLIDDDTFVELKGSNLLLDGRCLFPDAPTVRGVKHINELVRAVKEGYKAYILIMGLRDCSCFSPNIQLDPDFSRAFFEALRSGVKYSGFKIKIMEDGKIILSGKMPLCQS, encoded by the coding sequence GTGTCAGATAGTTTTATGGAACTTTTTGATCTGAACAGACTGGGAAAGTTAGAAAAAGGTTTATTTGTAGAGAGGGTTAACAGATTTACAGGTCTGTGCAGGATTGGGAGTAATATATACACCTGTCATATAGCTGACACAGGTAGACTGAAGGAGATACTGACTGAAGGGAGGGAGATAATTTTAGTAAAGAACAGACCTGAACTTAAAACAGATTACAGACTTGTTTCAGCAAGGATGGAAGATGGATGGGTTCTTGTGAACACATCTATACATTCCAGAATCGGTCTGGAAGCTATAAAGAAAGGGATACTTGGATTTTATCCTGAGAGAATAAAATCAGAGGTAAAGTTTGGAGAGAGCAGGATAGACTATCTCATTGATGATGATACATTTGTTGAGCTGAAGGGAAGTAATCTGCTTTTAGATGGCAGATGCTTATTCCCTGACGCACCTACAGTTAGAGGTGTAAAACATATTAATGAGCTTGTCAGGGCTGTGAAGGAAGGATATAAAGCTTATATACTTATAATGGGGCTAAGGGACTGCAGCTGTTTCTCACCAAACATACAACTTGATCCGGATTTCAGCAGGGCATTTTTTGAGGCTTTAAGATCAGGCGTTAAGTACTCAGGATTTAAAATAAAGATTATGGAAGATGGTAAGATAATACTCAGCGGTAAGATGCCTTTATGTCAGAGCTGA
- a CDS encoding trimeric intracellular cation channel family protein, with product MSELMMSIDIWTFMNVIGLLAFAVVGSFKAIREGLDLFGITVLGTMTALGGGITRDLLVNTIPNALRSVTDMSVALVGVWLAIVLYRIFKGDFKNRYFILIPDAIGLSAFTTTGAIIAYNADVSFFGIVILATLTGIGGGVISDVLLGKIPTVLRDDFYASCSIIGAVAFYLSVQSGVSVGSSAFICSVVVLMIRILAILYNWRLPRFS from the coding sequence ATGTCAGAGCTGATGATGAGTATTGATATATGGACATTTATGAATGTTATAGGTCTCCTTGCCTTTGCTGTTGTTGGATCATTTAAAGCTATCAGGGAAGGTCTTGATCTTTTTGGTATAACAGTTCTTGGAACGATGACAGCTCTGGGAGGTGGGATAACAAGGGATCTTCTTGTTAACACAATTCCGAACGCTCTAAGATCGGTCACAGATATGTCTGTAGCACTTGTAGGTGTATGGCTTGCTATAGTTCTTTACAGGATATTTAAAGGAGATTTCAAAAACAGGTATTTCATCCTTATACCTGATGCAATCGGACTGTCAGCATTTACAACCACTGGAGCTATAATAGCCTATAATGCCGATGTCTCATTTTTCGGGATAGTTATACTTGCAACATTAACAGGTATAGGGGGAGGCGTTATAAGTGATGTTCTTCTTGGAAAGATCCCCACTGTTTTAAGGGATGATTTTTATGCGAGCTGTTCTATTATTGGAGCTGTAGCTTTCTATCTTTCTGTCCAGTCCGGCGTATCAGTTGGAAGTTCAGCATTTATATGCAGTGTTGTTGTTCTAATGATAAGAATACTCGCTATACTTTACAACTGGCGTCTTCCAAGGTTCAGTTAA
- a CDS encoding CBS domain-containing protein has translation MVYIEEGADLDAFSSAYGITLLYPEAKILLPHALSPSVRLTINRFKDLLDKKTIRKKDLSKIDRLFLVDTSNIKKARQYLKNYLTEKTAIDIYDHHPTKLRKSENLNLYIKKTGSATTIIVEKIREKGVELKPEDSTLLLLGIYEDTGSFTYNITTSDDLKAAAFLLERGADLETVRTILERRIDEKQINIVQQLIENIQYFPVKDKKIIISVAYSKEYIPDISAHLHLIKPFQEVDAFFAIINASGKISIIGRSKTKDINVGKILSFLGGGGHYAAGSAMIKGMTTQEIKTYLENILIGEFYRDQKISNIMYRNVIKVEKSRIIKELKDIIQKVPVIFVVNREGKFEGIALSKVLKESIRHGIDDISVENFVIDNVVTFEESMPVAEAEKYLINSSQDYFPVLRKGYPVGIVSRNYLLKVLHGQVFDFEKDIFITRERIKPKYLNYREKLQQHLPDDVIQELKKIGVIAKRSGFRAYLVGGIVRDIVMKRKNLDIDIIVEGDAIELVKKYAKENNYRYYYFEEFMTAQVTLPSGLKIDFATARKEIYEYPGAYPKVRKASIKEDLYRRDFTINTLAIEITEDNFGTLIDFFNGLRDIKDKVIRILHQLSFIEDPVRILRAVRFAGRFGFKIGKMTERLLKLAVDENLLLVAPTGRVNTELSYSFNEEKATEIIYLMNRYKILHQLIPEFVFDDKREEVINRLRDMIVTFEIFFGHKVDRVANYLLALMYHLPLDISYQFLERYHFSNGKQLFKLFFSVKGRFRKIPEKNSELYMIIKNIKKDVLVFLCSYLPAEISERIIYILKKEEERKLLITGNDLKELGLKPSPLFKEILDEIFLKYLDGEIKNRREALEYLKNKYKLNEI, from the coding sequence GTGGTTTATATAGAGGAAGGAGCAGACCTTGATGCCTTCTCTTCAGCTTACGGCATAACACTTTTATATCCTGAAGCAAAAATACTTCTTCCACATGCTTTATCACCTTCTGTAAGACTCACTATTAACAGGTTTAAGGATCTTCTTGATAAGAAGACTATCAGGAAAAAGGATCTATCAAAGATAGATAGGCTTTTCCTTGTAGATACATCGAACATTAAAAAAGCCAGACAGTACCTTAAAAACTATTTAACAGAAAAAACGGCAATAGATATTTACGACCACCATCCTACAAAACTGAGAAAATCAGAAAATCTCAATCTGTACATAAAGAAAACAGGAAGTGCTACTACCATTATAGTAGAAAAAATTAGAGAAAAAGGGGTAGAGCTGAAGCCTGAAGATTCAACCCTTCTTCTTTTAGGCATATATGAAGACACAGGCTCTTTTACTTACAATATAACAACATCTGATGATCTAAAAGCTGCAGCATTTCTTCTGGAAAGAGGTGCTGATTTAGAGACTGTAAGGACAATCCTTGAAAGGAGGATTGATGAGAAGCAGATAAATATAGTCCAGCAGCTTATCGAAAATATACAGTACTTCCCTGTAAAGGATAAAAAGATAATAATATCCGTTGCTTACAGTAAAGAGTACATACCTGATATATCAGCACATCTCCATCTAATAAAACCGTTTCAGGAGGTAGATGCTTTCTTTGCGATAATAAACGCATCTGGAAAGATAAGCATAATAGGGAGATCAAAAACAAAAGATATAAATGTTGGGAAGATACTTTCATTCTTAGGGGGTGGAGGGCATTACGCTGCAGGAAGTGCGATGATAAAAGGTATGACAACACAGGAGATAAAAACATACCTTGAGAACATACTTATAGGAGAGTTTTACAGGGATCAGAAGATATCAAACATAATGTACAGGAATGTTATAAAGGTTGAGAAAAGCAGGATTATAAAAGAGCTGAAAGATATAATCCAGAAAGTACCTGTCATATTTGTTGTAAACAGAGAAGGAAAGTTTGAAGGTATAGCATTATCAAAAGTTTTAAAAGAGAGTATAAGACATGGTATTGATGATATCTCCGTTGAAAACTTTGTTATAGACAATGTGGTCACATTTGAAGAGAGTATGCCCGTTGCAGAAGCTGAGAAATATCTTATTAACTCATCACAGGACTATTTTCCTGTTTTAAGAAAAGGTTATCCTGTAGGGATAGTATCAAGGAACTATCTTTTAAAGGTTCTCCACGGACAGGTCTTTGATTTTGAGAAGGATATTTTCATAACAAGGGAAAGGATAAAACCAAAGTATCTGAACTACAGAGAGAAACTGCAACAGCATCTTCCTGATGATGTTATACAGGAGCTAAAAAAGATAGGAGTTATAGCAAAAAGATCAGGCTTCAGGGCTTATCTTGTCGGGGGGATAGTAAGGGATATCGTTATGAAAAGGAAGAATCTTGATATAGATATAATCGTTGAAGGTGATGCCATAGAACTTGTTAAAAAGTATGCTAAGGAGAACAACTACAGGTATTACTACTTTGAGGAGTTTATGACAGCTCAGGTCACACTTCCTTCAGGTCTCAAGATAGATTTTGCAACGGCAAGAAAGGAAATATACGAGTATCCGGGAGCATACCCCAAAGTCAGAAAGGCAAGTATTAAAGAGGATCTATACAGGAGAGATTTTACTATAAATACACTTGCTATTGAGATCACAGAGGATAACTTCGGGACGCTTATAGATTTCTTTAATGGACTTAGGGATATAAAAGATAAGGTTATAAGGATACTTCACCAGCTCAGCTTTATTGAAGATCCGGTCAGAATACTGAGAGCAGTAAGGTTTGCAGGTAGGTTTGGATTCAAGATAGGTAAGATGACTGAAAGACTTTTAAAGCTTGCTGTTGATGAGAATCTTTTACTTGTTGCACCAACAGGAAGGGTGAATACAGAGCTTTCATACTCATTTAATGAGGAGAAGGCAACGGAGATCATCTACCTTATGAACAGATACAAAATACTTCACCAGCTTATACCTGAGTTTGTCTTTGATGATAAGAGGGAGGAGGTTATAAACAGGTTAAGGGATATGATAGTAACATTTGAGATATTCTTCGGACATAAAGTTGACAGGGTTGCAAACTACCTTCTTGCACTTATGTATCACCTTCCTCTTGATATTTCTTACCAGTTTTTGGAAAGATACCATTTTTCAAATGGAAAACAGCTCTTTAAGCTTTTCTTTTCTGTGAAGGGAAGATTCCGAAAGATACCTGAAAAGAACAGTGAGCTTTACATGATCATTAAAAATATAAAAAAGGATGTTCTCGTTTTTCTATGCTCATACCTTCCTGCTGAGATATCTGAAAGAATAATCTACATTCTTAAAAAAGAGGAAGAGAGAAAGCTCCTCATTACAGGAAACGATCTGAAGGAACTCGGGCTTAAACCATCTCCATTATTTAAAGAGATACTTGATGAGATCTTCCTTAAATATCTTGACGGCGAGATAAAAAACAGAAGAGAAGCCCTTGAGTATCTGAAAAATAAATATAAATTAAATGAGATATGA
- a CDS encoding glucosaminidase domain-containing protein, whose product MKPKIFDRFKSLKIWEIFVVSTLIAVYSGYLYWKVFISQKEEEALKKEAVVFIKKVKPIYISLTSPYGIPPVENCDSVNPYIYTKVVSLESLPVPERKKRFISLMLPSILIENFEIEQKRDLVLKIKEKFENNQELLPVEEKFLSDMFEKYRVENINDLLKRLNISPVSIILAQAAIESGWGTSRFFVEANNVFGVWTFNKNDAYKIKAKKSNAYLKKYDNILQAVDDYYYSINVGWAYENFRLVRLQTDDPLLLTNHLEKYSILRKVYVQRLKSIIVSNDLQKYDNCRINPDFIYTDILR is encoded by the coding sequence ATGAAACCAAAAATATTTGATAGGTTTAAAAGCTTAAAGATATGGGAGATTTTTGTTGTTTCCACCCTGATAGCTGTTTACTCAGGATATCTTTACTGGAAGGTTTTTATCTCCCAGAAGGAAGAGGAAGCCCTTAAAAAAGAGGCTGTTGTTTTTATAAAAAAGGTAAAACCTATATATATCTCGTTAACATCTCCTTACGGTATCCCCCCTGTTGAGAACTGTGACAGTGTAAATCCCTATATCTATACAAAGGTTGTATCCCTTGAATCACTCCCTGTACCAGAGAGAAAAAAGAGGTTTATATCACTAATGCTTCCTTCCATACTTATAGAAAATTTTGAGATAGAACAGAAAAGGGATCTTGTTCTGAAAATAAAGGAGAAGTTTGAGAACAATCAGGAGCTATTACCGGTTGAGGAAAAGTTTTTGTCTGATATGTTTGAAAAATACAGGGTTGAGAATATAAATGATCTTTTAAAAAGGCTGAATATATCCCCTGTAAGTATAATACTTGCACAGGCTGCTATAGAAAGCGGATGGGGAACATCAAGATTTTTTGTTGAGGCTAACAACGTTTTTGGTGTGTGGACATTTAACAAAAATGATGCTTACAAGATAAAGGCAAAAAAGAGTAATGCCTACCTTAAAAAGTACGATAATATTCTTCAGGCTGTTGATGATTACTACTACAGTATAAATGTGGGATGGGCTTACGAGAACTTCAGACTTGTAAGACTCCAGACTGATGACCCGTTACTTTTAACGAACCATTTAGAGAAATACTCTATACTGAGGAAGGTTTATGTTCAGAGACTTAAGAGCATTATCGTTTCAAACGATCTTCAGAAATACGATAACTGCAGGATTAATCCTGATTTTATCTATACTGATATACTCAGGTAG
- a CDS encoding acyl-CoA thioesterase, with the protein MEVIYPRKVNFYETDAQGVVHHSNYPRYFEEARGFFLESIGFPYPDVREKLNTDIVLLELHVKYRHPLYYGDRFEILTQLKMENRYFFRFFYTIRKGNDTVSTGETRHCCIDRDTRRMIPVPEEIKLRLK; encoded by the coding sequence ATGGAAGTGATTTACCCAAGAAAGGTGAACTTTTATGAGACAGATGCACAGGGTGTTGTCCATCACTCTAACTACCCGAGATACTTTGAGGAGGCAAGGGGATTTTTCCTGGAAAGTATAGGATTTCCATACCCTGATGTCAGGGAAAAGCTCAACACTGATATAGTCCTTCTTGAACTTCATGTTAAGTACAGACATCCCCTTTACTACGGGGACAGATTTGAGATACTCACACAGCTGAAGATGGAAAACAGGTATTTCTTCAGATTTTTCTACACCATCAGAAAGGGGAATGATACAGTCTCAACAGGAGAAACAAGACACTGCTGTATAGACAGAGATACAAGAAGGATGATACCAGTTCCGGAAGAGATTAAATTAAGATTAAAATAA
- a CDS encoding c-type cytochrome, whose translation MKKAIVSAVVGLAVVAGSAMAADGAGIFKSKGCGACHKPAAKSVGPSLKDIAAAYKGKEGDLIKFLKGEAPAIVDPAKFGIMKSQLAKTKALSDGDLKALADFIMNH comes from the coding sequence ATGAAGAAAGCTATCGTATCTGCAGTGGTAGGACTGGCTGTTGTAGCAGGAAGTGCTATGGCAGCTGACGGAGCAGGAATATTCAAATCAAAAGGATGTGGTGCTTGCCACAAACCAGCTGCTAAAAGTGTTGGACCATCTCTCAAGGATATTGCTGCTGCTTACAAAGGTAAGGAAGGAGATCTTATCAAGTTCCTCAAAGGTGAGGCTCCAGCTATCGTTGATCCTGCAAAATTCGGAATCATGAAATCTCAGCTCGCTAAAACAAAGGCTCTCTCTGACGGAGACCTCAAAGCTTTAGCTGACTTTATAATGAACCATTAA
- a CDS encoding response regulator transcription factor gives MKILIVEDNVQLNDTLKEVLEINGYLVDTAFDGEEALDYLNATEYDLIILDIMLPKIDGYQVCQLARDKGINTPILMLTAKDRLEDKVKGLDIGADDYLVKPFEIDELIARVRALIRRASAEKSNIIKIGEFVIDLNRREVKKNGTKLMITPKLFCILEQLLRNRGKVVTYETLMNKCWDINDYPTRETVRANIKLLRKILQDRDIIHNVSGVGYKIE, from the coding sequence ATGAAGATACTGATAGTTGAGGATAATGTACAGCTGAACGATACGCTTAAAGAGGTTCTTGAGATAAACGGATATCTTGTAGATACAGCTTTTGATGGTGAAGAGGCACTGGACTACCTTAACGCAACAGAGTACGATCTTATAATACTTGATATCATGCTGCCGAAGATAGATGGCTATCAGGTATGTCAGCTTGCAAGGGACAAAGGAATAAACACACCTATTCTTATGCTTACAGCAAAGGACAGACTTGAGGACAAGGTTAAAGGTCTTGATATAGGAGCTGACGACTATCTTGTAAAACCTTTTGAGATAGATGAGCTTATAGCAAGGGTAAGGGCGTTAATAAGAAGAGCTTCTGCTGAGAAAAGTAATATCATAAAAATAGGAGAGTTCGTTATAGACCTGAACAGAAGGGAGGTCAAAAAAAACGGTACAAAACTTATGATAACTCCAAAACTTTTCTGTATACTTGAACAGTTACTGAGAAACAGAGGAAAGGTTGTTACATACGAGACCCTAATGAACAAATGCTGGGATATTAATGATTACCCAACAAGGGAGACAGTAAGGGCAAACATAAAGCTACTGAGAAAGATACTCCAGGACAGGGATATCATCCATAACGTGTCAGGAGTGGGATACAAAATAGAATGA
- a CDS encoding sensor histidine kinase codes for MKFDQFLKARIKITVLISLISTFIIAAFSGTIYYFYKEQIVYGITDELKSIAFEISKKLDDPVTDFSAVEQIRIPPDTYLCVFNHNAAMIFYKGKLCEINKHFTGFRLIGSEVVYGVKIQKSFDYYHVYVGKNLIKVLVNLEKLKFILFYSTFAISTIILVLSFLISKRILRPIQETVEKQERFTQNVSHDLRTPLTVIATNLYLIKQKNFQNIENHIENIQINVDYMKNLISDLLYMTQIGKKDKKKIDINRLLRKQIEIIRPKIEQKKIKLIIDEESEISITANERDMEMLFSNLLENAVKYNYERGEIIITIKNKQVSIKNTGKIIEKENIKKIFDRFYREEKSRTTEGSGLGLSIVKEIADYYRFKIKVKVDDKYNEFIIRF; via the coding sequence ATGAAATTTGACCAGTTTTTAAAAGCCAGAATTAAAATAACAGTTCTTATATCACTTATATCAACATTTATCATAGCTGCGTTCTCAGGAACAATCTACTACTTTTACAAAGAGCAGATCGTTTACGGGATAACAGATGAGCTTAAAAGCATAGCTTTTGAGATATCAAAAAAACTTGATGATCCTGTAACTGATTTTTCAGCTGTTGAACAGATAAGGATACCACCAGATACGTATCTCTGTGTTTTCAACCACAATGCAGCGATGATATTTTACAAAGGGAAGCTTTGCGAGATAAACAAGCATTTTACAGGATTCAGGCTTATAGGCAGTGAGGTTGTTTACGGGGTCAAGATACAGAAGAGCTTTGATTACTACCATGTTTATGTAGGTAAAAATCTGATAAAGGTTCTTGTAAATCTTGAAAAACTTAAATTCATACTTTTTTACTCAACATTTGCCATATCTACCATAATCCTTGTTCTTTCATTTCTTATATCAAAGAGAATACTCCGTCCCATTCAGGAAACTGTTGAGAAGCAGGAAAGATTTACACAGAATGTGTCCCACGATCTTAGAACACCTCTGACTGTTATAGCAACAAACCTTTATCTTATAAAACAGAAGAACTTCCAGAATATAGAAAATCATATTGAGAACATACAGATAAATGTTGATTATATGAAAAACCTTATCTCGGATCTTTTATACATGACACAGATAGGAAAGAAGGACAAAAAGAAGATAGATATAAACAGACTTCTGAGAAAACAGATTGAGATAATAAGACCTAAGATAGAACAGAAAAAGATAAAGCTGATAATAGACGAGGAGAGTGAGATAAGCATAACAGCAAATGAGAGGGATATGGAGATGCTCTTCTCAAATCTTCTTGAGAACGCTGTTAAGTATAACTATGAGAGGGGAGAGATCATAATAACAATAAAAAACAAACAGGTATCAATAAAGAATACAGGGAAGATAATAGAGAAGGAGAATATTAAAAAGATATTTGACAGGTTCTACAGAGAAGAAAAATCAAGGACAACTGAAGGATCAGGTCTCGGTTTATCCATTGTTAAAGAGATAGCAGATTACTACAGATTTAAGATCAAGGTTAAGGTTGATGATAAGTACAATGAGTTCATCATCAGATTTTAA
- the hemE gene encoding uroporphyrinogen decarboxylase, whose translation MKDLKNDLFLRACLREPVERTPIWLMRQAGRYMPEYRELREKAGNFVTFYKDIDLSVKATVLPRKLLGVDASIIFSDILTPLESIGVKFEFREGEGPVFLNPIETPDDILKLKPFDKNDVYYVGEIIKGVNRALNREIPTIGFCGAPFTLAAYMIEGRTSRDFKKAKAFMYNYPDAFKDLLDRLADMLIEYLNFQIESGADAVQIFDSWGGYLSPDDYREFALPPVKKIIKGIKRDYQPVIHFTKGVAGFFDDMITSGADVYSVDWMIDLSEVKEKLNGKAAAQGNLDPIVLYASKDVIREKAVSILNKWGKDTGHIFNLGHGLMPDMEVEKVKYLVDVVKKESVR comes from the coding sequence ATGAAGGATTTGAAAAATGATCTTTTCTTAAGAGCCTGTTTAAGGGAGCCTGTTGAGAGAACACCTATATGGCTTATGCGTCAGGCAGGAAGGTATATGCCTGAGTACAGAGAGCTCAGGGAGAAAGCAGGAAATTTTGTAACATTCTATAAGGATATAGATCTTTCTGTTAAAGCAACGGTACTTCCAAGAAAACTTCTTGGTGTTGATGCTTCTATAATATTTTCAGATATACTTACACCACTTGAGAGTATAGGTGTTAAATTTGAGTTCAGGGAAGGTGAAGGTCCTGTATTCCTTAATCCAATAGAAACACCTGACGATATCTTAAAACTCAAGCCTTTTGATAAAAATGATGTTTACTATGTAGGTGAGATCATAAAAGGTGTAAACAGAGCTTTAAACCGTGAGATACCAACGATAGGTTTCTGCGGAGCACCTTTCACACTTGCCGCTTATATGATAGAGGGGAGAACATCAAGGGATTTTAAAAAGGCAAAAGCCTTTATGTACAACTATCCGGACGCATTTAAGGATCTTCTGGACAGATTAGCTGATATGCTTATTGAGTATCTCAACTTCCAGATTGAGTCTGGAGCTGATGCTGTCCAGATATTTGACAGCTGGGGAGGTTATCTGTCACCTGATGATTACAGGGAGTTTGCACTTCCACCTGTTAAAAAGATAATAAAGGGAATAAAGAGAGATTACCAGCCTGTTATACATTTCACAAAAGGTGTTGCTGGATTTTTTGATGATATGATAACCTCAGGTGCTGATGTTTACAGTGTTGACTGGATGATAGATCTTTCAGAGGTAAAAGAAAAGCTAAATGGAAAAGCTGCAGCACAGGGAAATCTTGATCCTATAGTTCTTTATGCATCAAAGGATGTTATAAGGGAAAAGGCTGTAAGTATCCTGAACAAATGGGGAAAGGATACAGGTCATATATTCAATCTGGGACATGGTCTCATGCCTGATATGGAAGTGGAGAAGGTTAAGTATCTTGTTGATGTTGTAAAAAAGGAGAGTGTCAGATAG
- a CDS encoding c-type cytochrome, whose amino-acid sequence MGYTIYLILLVLLTLTETAISLDGKDLFIRYNCGSCHAPDRKVVGPSFLEISKRYGKSEKAIEKVAYLIINPKPSNWPGYAYMPPFKIPLEHAKALARYVLIDSLKEIEKRENEKNLDDILDDEFQFH is encoded by the coding sequence ATGGGATACACCATATATCTGATACTTCTTGTACTGTTAACATTAACAGAAACGGCGATCTCACTGGACGGTAAAGATCTGTTTATTCGTTATAACTGTGGATCATGTCATGCACCGGATAGAAAGGTTGTAGGTCCTTCCTTCCTTGAGATCTCAAAAAGGTATGGTAAAAGCGAAAAGGCTATAGAAAAGGTTGCGTATCTCATAATAAATCCAAAACCTTCAAACTGGCCCGGTTATGCCTATATGCCCCCTTTCAAGATACCGTTAGAGCATGCAAAAGCTCTTGCAAGGTATGTACTTATTGATTCTTTAAAAGAGATAGAGAAAAGAGAGAATGAAAAAAACCTTGACGATATTCTGGATGATGAGTTCCAGTTTCACTGA